One segment of Monomorium pharaonis isolate MP-MQ-018 chromosome 6, ASM1337386v2, whole genome shotgun sequence DNA contains the following:
- the LOC105829442 gene encoding uncharacterized protein LOC105829442 produces the protein MLKKFLGKSGRRILRAIKKLSTRSRKAKRSSRNPSSWHTAIPDLETTSLSWSLPSLDAKSIDTYMTYVGENQDDCTSNCCCCDEYEENQRNENRENEMII, from the exons ATGCTGAAGAAGTTCCTCGGCAAGTCCGGTCGCAGGATTCTGCGG GCGATCAAGAAGCTGTCCACCAGAAGCCGCAAGGCCAAGAGGTCATCGCGCAACCCCAGCTCCTGGCACACGGCGATCCCGGACCTGGAGACCACCTCGCTCTCGTGGTCCCTGCCGTCCCTGGACGCCAAGAGCATCGACACGTACATGACGTACGTCGGCGAGAACCAGGATGACTGCACGTCCAACTGTTGCTGCTGCGACGAGTACGAGGAGAACCAGAGGAACGAGAACCGGGAGAACGAGATGATAATCTAA